In Pseudomonadota bacterium, the genomic stretch CTCGAACGCGGCACCCCGACCACCCATGACGTGACCACGCTCGACAAGGAGGTGCACGAAGGCATCGACCCTCACGGCGCGCTGGTGTACGTGACAACCCGCCACATCGAGCTGGCCGACTGGAGCCTGGTGGTCAAGGTCGACAAGGAAGACGCCCTGAAACCGATACACGCGTTCCGCGATCTGGTGATGTGGGCCATGGTCGCGCTCACGCTGCTGACCGTGCTGGCGTCGTTCTCGCTCGCCCGCTCGATCACCGAGCCGCTCGAGGCATTCACCCAGGCGGCCCAGAGAGCATCGAGCGGAGATCTGTCGACCCGCGTGCCGGTGACCTCTGGAGACGAGCTGGGCATTCTCGGCAAGGCGTTCAACCACATGTCCGAGCAGCTGGCCGCCATGCAGGTAGGCCTCGAGACGAAGGTCACCGCCCGCACCGCCGAGCTCGAGAGCGCAAACGCGCGCCTCAAGGAGCTCGACCAGCTCAAGTCGGAGTTCCTGGCAACCATGTCACACGAGCTGAGAACCCCTCTGAACTCGATCCTGGGCTTCTCCGACATCTTGATGGGTGAGGAGACGAACCTGGGAGCCGAGAGCCGGGAGCAGCTGCAGTGCATCTACACCTCAGCCCGCCACCTGCTCAAGATCATCGAGGAGATCCTCGAGGTGTCGAAGATCGAGGCCGGTCACATGAACCTCGAGCGCGAATGGGTCTCGGTGGGCGATCTCGTGCGGCAGGCCGCAGATTTCCTGCGGCCTCAGGCCGCGCGCAACCAGCTCGCCCTCAACGTGACCATGGCCAGTCCGGAGCCGATTCTCGCCTACACCGACCCGCACAAGCTGCTGCGGGTTCTGGTGAACCTGATTGGCAACGCCGTGAAGTTCACCCACCAGGGAGGCGTGTTCATCACGGCGCGGCTCGTTCCAGGAACGCTCGACGGTCTGGTGGTGATGGAGATCCGCGACACGGGAATCGGGATTCGCCCCGGCGATCTCTCGAAGCTATTCCAGCCGTTCAGCCAGCTCGACTCGAGCACGCGTCGGCAGTACGAGGGCACGGGGCTCGGGCTCTACTACAGCAAGAAGGTGGTCGAGCTGCTGGGCGGAACCCTGAGCGTCGAGAGCCGGTGGCAGGAGGGCAGCACGTTCACCGTCCGCCTGCAGAGCCGCTCCGCGGAGGCACCGGCGCGGCCCTCGGAGACTGAGCTCAGCGCGTCGTCTGCCGCGTCGCAGAAGATGGCTCAGGGCTGACGTTCTCAAACCGCACGTCCCACATGCGCGCCGTCAGATCCCACGATCCGCTGGCGATGCGACGGCCGTCGCTGGTGAACGCCACCGACGCCACGGCCGACCCGTGCCCCTCGAGCACCCCCATGTCGGTGCCGTAGTCGACGTCCCACAGCCGCACCCGCCCGTCGGCAGCGCCGGTCGCGAGCAACCATCCGACCGGCGCCCAGGCGAGGGTCAGAACCTGTTTCTCGTGGCCGGTCAGCAACCGTACCTTGGCGAAGGTGTGCGGATCGAGCAGCATCACCCGAGAATCGCTGCACGCACACGCGAGATACCTGCCATCTGGCGAGTAGGCCAGCGCGCGAATCGTTACGCCGCCAAGGGTCTGCGGCGAGAGACGCTGCAGCAGGGTTCCGTCGCCGACGTTCCAGACGGCGAGATCGCCGAAGGCAGAGGCCAGTCTCGTGCCATCGGGTGAGAAGGCCAGGGCGCGAGGCAGGTGCCCGGGGGCCGAAAGGGTCTGCAGGTGCGTACCCGTGACGCCGTCCCAGAGACGCACGGTGCCATCGAGGGAAGCGCTGGCCAGGACATCGCCGGACGTGGAGAAGGCGAGGGACGCCACCTGATCAGTATGGCCGCTGAGCAGGCGTACCTTCTGCGCTCCCTTGACCTCCTGGAGATGAACGCTGCCATCGATGCCCCCGAACGCAATCATCAGGCCGTCAGCGGAGATCAGGGCGCACGAGTTGGCGACACGAACGCTCTCCTTCTGCTTCACCTCGGTGCGGGTCTCGACATCCCACAGACGAACGTCATAGCAGCCCGTCATGAACTGCGACCCGTCCGGAGAGAAGCAGACCGAGTGACACATGCCGTTTGTCACGAAGCGATGCAGGAGCTCGGTCTTGACCACGATGCCACGGGTCTGCTCAGGGCCTTCGTCCGCCTTGCCGTCCGGCGAGCCTGCGTCGCCTCCGGAGAGCATTCCGCGCATGGAAGCCGCCGATTCCGGCCGGTCCTTGGGATCGACCTGCAACGCCTTCGAGATGACCGCATCGACGCGTTCCGAAACGTGAGGCGCCAGCGCCCGGACAACCTCGAACACCGGCTCTCGGGCCGGCGATCGGCCGGTGAGAAGCTGGTGAAGGATGGCGCCAACCGAATAGAGGTCTGAGCGCAGCTCGGCGTGTCCCGCCTCGACCTCCGGCGGGCAGTAGCCCACTGCCTCAGGCGGCACGGATATCGGGCCCCCGCGAAGCGCTCGGCCATGTCCGAGATCAATCAACCGCACCCGCCCCGGAAGAGGCGCCGCCGTGCCATCGCGTTCGGTGGGCGAGACCACCACCGCGCCCGGATGGAGGCCGCAGTACATCAGCGGAGGGGTCTGCTGATGCAGCAGCATCAGCATCTCGAGAAGCTGGTCGGCGAGGGCGCACGCTCTTGCCTCATCGAGCCCCGGGCTTCCCTCGCGCTCGAGGAGGGCGGAGAGGCTCTCCCCCTCCACGAGCTCTGCCACGAGATACTGGCAGCCGTTGTCGTTGAAGGTCTCGATCACCGTCGGCAGACCGGGATGATCGATGGCGCTCAGCATCTGACCCTCGGCCACCGCGCGAACCCCGGCATCCTGGCGCTCCTTCTCCGAGCGCCCCGGCAGGGGAACCTCCTTGACCACCCAGGCCTTCTGCCGAGTCGTGTCCCACACGCGGTACGACGTACCCACCGCGTGGAGCGAAAGCGTGCCGAGAATGACGTAACGACCACGCAGAACGGTGCTCGTGGCCAGGGCGCTGAACAAAGAGCCGCACCCCGCGCAGTAGCGTGCCGTGAGCGGGTTGAAGTACTTGCACGAAGCGCACGGCATGGCGTCTGAGGTGGGGCCGGGCGGACGCACGAGGCCCTTGGCACTGTCGGCGGAGCTGAGCAGCACATTGGGGCGCTGCTCCTGGGCCTCTTCGGCCCGCTTCGGATCCGGCTTGCCGGATTCGGCGCGGGCGGCCCGCACCAGCTCCTGCAAGGCGCGGGCCGCCTGGTGCATCGCCTTGCCGTTCGACGCCTGGAGCACCATGAGCCACCCGCTTGGATGGCTGATCGACAGCTCACCGTACTCGCAGATGGAGACGTGCTTGACCTCGTCCGGATGCTCGCTGCCGTCTTGCACGAAGCGCCACTGCTCCTCGAGCACGCGCGTGTCGAGGGCCGGGGCCTCCCACTCGGCATGACGCACGATGGACGCCTCGACAATGAGGTCGTCATAGGCCAGGGCCTGCAGCTTGTTCTCCTGCTCGAGGAGAATGCAGTCGGGCAGGAAGAAGACCCGCTGCGGTCCCGCGACGACCCCCCAGATCTCGAGGTTGAGCGTCAGGTTCCGCGGTGCGCTGCGCAGGCAGCGAGCCGCCAGACGCGGCAGGGGCACCTCACTGGCCTCTTCCGCCGCCGTGGTGCGGGCACTCATCTTCCAGAGCCGCTCCATCTCCGACAGGTAGGCCCCGAGGGTGTTGGCGCAGGCGAGCCGCTGCTCGATGTCGGGACGATGGAGATCGTAGACCAGCTGCACCGTGCCCCGCTGCTCGCTCCATCGCTTGATGGGCACCCCGGCGGCCAGGGCGAGGAGCATGAGGGCTACCAGCACGAGCAGCCCGGTGAGCCCAGGGGGATTCACCAGGAACGTGGCCAGCGACCCGAGCGCGATGATGACGGTGACGGTGGACAGGTACGGAATGAAATAGTCGGGGCGAGCCGTCACCTCGTCAAGACGGTTGATGAGCTCGTTCCCTCCGGTGTACAGCACCGATCTGACGGGCGCCATCGCCGACGGGTGTGGCGATGTGGACTCAGCACCTGCGCTCACGGTCTTCAACATGTGCAATGTAGCAACGCACGCCACCTGCTTCAAGAGCGCAGGCGCACACAACGCTGCAACAGGGCGCGGAGGTTCCCGTGCCGCCTGACCAGAATGGACACCGCATGCGTGAAGGCAGAGCGCGCGGTCTGCTGCTCCTCCTGGCAGGCGCCGCGGTCTTCGCGATGCTGTATGGGCCGGCAATGGGGGTCCCCTTCTGGCACGACGACTTCATCTGGATAGCGCGAGCCCTGGCCCCCCATGGGCTCGACGACCTGTTCGCGGTGCGCCACTTCAACTTCGCGCGCCCCACGACCGTGCTCTGGTACCATCTCCTCGCGCCGCTCTGCGGTACAGACCCCATCCCGTGGCGGCTGGCCTCGTCGGCGCTGCTGCTGTCCACCGCGATCGCACTTGCCGCGCTGACCCGCGACGACGACGGCAGCGACTCGAGCGCCTTCGCCGCCGCCCTCTTCTTCGTGGCGGCGGCCCACCACTGGGAGCTGGTGTACAGTGCCGCCGCGGTGGGCGATCCACTGACAGGCCTTTTCACCCTGCTGGCGCTCCTTGCCATGAACCGAGACAGATCAGCGCCCGCCACGCGATGGAAGGTGGGGAG encodes the following:
- a CDS encoding HAMP domain-containing protein encodes the protein LERGTPTTHDVTTLDKEVHEGIDPHGALVYVTTRHIELADWSLVVKVDKEDALKPIHAFRDLVMWAMVALTLLTVLASFSLARSITEPLEAFTQAAQRASSGDLSTRVPVTSGDELGILGKAFNHMSEQLAAMQVGLETKVTARTAELESANARLKELDQLKSEFLATMSHELRTPLNSILGFSDILMGEETNLGAESREQLQCIYTSARHLLKIIEEILEVSKIEAGHMNLEREWVSVGDLVRQAADFLRPQAARNQLALNVTMASPEPILAYTDPHKLLRVLVNLIGNAVKFTHQGGVFITARLVPGTLDGLVVMEIRDTGIGIRPGDLSKLFQPFSQLDSSTRRQYEGTGLGLYYSKKVVELLGGTLSVESRWQEGSTFTVRLQSRSAEAPARPSETELSASSAASQKMAQG